A single genomic interval of Natronoarchaeum philippinense harbors:
- a CDS encoding complex I NDUFA9 subunit family protein, with translation MDVLVTGGDGFVGRHLCSELLDRGHDVTSLSRTPDPSVLPSEVDLQQGDVTDYDSIEDAFEGKDVVVNLAALPPLHQPPKETSHDSVCIGGSINAVEAAEQHGVSKFVEMSSLGADPNGDTAYWRTQGLGEKVVRYSELDWIVFRPSFIFGDGSETFTFVRRHTTPYVTVLPDGGDHPRFQPIWVGDCVEIFADGIEDDAYDGEVYELGGPEVLSFGEVARMLYEADGKSVEIVPVPMVLATVALYAVDPIPSIPLGVDQARALKMSNVTDHNDVGAFGYDESDLTTLSAYLRGEQRHRPQRRPVPSD, from the coding sequence ATGGATGTACTCGTAACGGGCGGCGATGGCTTCGTCGGCCGGCACCTCTGTTCCGAACTCCTCGACCGCGGCCATGACGTCACCTCGCTCTCGCGAACGCCCGACCCGTCGGTCCTGCCGAGCGAAGTGGACCTGCAGCAGGGTGACGTGACCGACTACGACTCCATCGAGGACGCGTTTGAAGGGAAAGACGTCGTCGTCAACCTCGCGGCGCTGCCGCCGCTGCACCAGCCGCCGAAGGAGACCAGCCACGACAGCGTCTGCATCGGCGGGTCGATCAACGCCGTCGAGGCCGCCGAACAACACGGCGTTTCGAAGTTCGTCGAGATGAGCTCTCTGGGGGCGGATCCGAACGGCGACACCGCCTACTGGCGGACCCAGGGACTTGGGGAGAAAGTCGTCCGCTACTCGGAGCTCGACTGGATCGTCTTCCGGCCGTCGTTCATCTTCGGCGATGGCAGCGAGACGTTCACTTTCGTCAGGCGCCACACCACGCCGTACGTGACGGTGCTCCCCGACGGCGGGGACCACCCGAGATTCCAGCCGATCTGGGTCGGGGACTGCGTGGAGATATTCGCGGACGGCATCGAGGACGACGCGTACGACGGCGAGGTGTACGAACTGGGTGGTCCCGAGGTGCTCTCGTTCGGCGAGGTCGCCCGCATGCTCTACGAGGCCGACGGAAAGTCGGTGGAAATCGTCCCGGTACCGATGGTGCTCGCGACGGTCGCGCTGTACGCCGTCGACCCGATCCCGTCGATCCCCCTCGGCGTTGATCAGGCGCGGGCGCTAAAGATGTCCAACGTCACCGATCACAACGACGTCGGAGCGTTCGGGTACGATGAGTCGGACCTAACGACGCTCTCTGCGTATCTAAGGGGCGAGCAGCGACACCGCCCGCAGCGGCGCCCAGTTCCGAGCGACTGA
- a CDS encoding SHOCT domain-containing protein, protein MSRSILDLSTGRVWIVGLVAVGAGLVAAGSAIPWNWLLPALLVGAGTAWVLAKRDTDDRPESIDASSTDENAALETLKRQYAVGEIDDAEFERRLETLLETDSVAHVEDQIGGEPGPSDDPVDADTTNAAQQAPESTGHTHSDRHGCRRRGMRRRSRH, encoded by the coding sequence ATGAGTAGATCAATATTGGATCTATCGACGGGACGAGTCTGGATCGTCGGCCTGGTGGCGGTTGGTGCCGGTCTCGTCGCGGCAGGATCAGCGATCCCCTGGAACTGGCTCCTTCCAGCACTGCTCGTCGGTGCTGGTACGGCGTGGGTCCTGGCCAAACGGGACACGGACGACCGTCCTGAGAGCATTGATGCCAGCTCAACGGACGAGAACGCTGCGTTGGAAACGCTCAAACGCCAGTACGCGGTCGGAGAGATCGACGACGCGGAGTTCGAGCGGCGACTGGAGACCCTGCTGGAGACCGATTCGGTCGCCCACGTGGAGGACCAGATCGGTGGCGAACCCGGACCGTCGGACGACCCCGTTGATGCCGACACGACGAACGCTGCCCAGCAAGCGCCCGAATCCACCGGTCACACGCACTCTGATCGGCACGGATGCCGTCGACGCGGAATGCGTCGTCGCAGTCGACACTGA
- a CDS encoding thioredoxin family protein gives MTEVILFAQETCGACATQREKNNGIEDEYPDVEFREIDIREEMDTAEEYGVRKTPTTLVYANGERTAEFIGIVGRDELESAIKDANQQSSSFVGRFVDAVRE, from the coding sequence GTGACTGAAGTCATCCTCTTCGCGCAGGAAACCTGTGGAGCATGCGCGACGCAACGAGAGAAAAATAACGGCATCGAGGACGAGTATCCGGACGTCGAGTTTCGGGAGATCGACATCCGGGAAGAGATGGACACGGCTGAGGAGTACGGCGTCCGGAAGACGCCCACGACGCTCGTCTATGCCAACGGTGAGCGGACAGCCGAGTTCATCGGGATCGTCGGCCGGGACGAATTGGAGTCGGCTATCAAGGACGCGAACCAGCAGTCATCCAGTTTCGTCGGGCGCTTCGTCGACGCCGTACGTGAGTAA
- a CDS encoding plastocyanin/azurin family copper-binding protein gives MTHNRRQFLGALGAGAVASAGPTQQATAQETPVVEMGNNYFDPIGLHVEPGTTVRFEIAAGSHSATAYSNRIPSDATAFDSGTISEGSFEYTFEAPGTYDYYCIPHKSVGMVGRVVVGRPGGPAEDSQIPDGDVPESDDIVEQGSIPYETFADGDGSTAGGPMGHGMGSGPMGGWGGGPLGGLPFVGGSLAVLGGVLYWALGSRHDGSKSDDAAIETLDARYARGELDEEEYRRRRTQLEDDK, from the coding sequence ATGACACACAACAGACGACAGTTCCTGGGGGCACTCGGCGCCGGTGCAGTCGCCAGCGCGGGGCCCACCCAACAAGCGACAGCACAGGAGACGCCCGTCGTCGAGATGGGGAACAACTACTTCGATCCGATCGGCTTGCACGTCGAGCCCGGCACCACCGTTCGCTTCGAGATCGCGGCCGGGTCGCACTCGGCGACGGCCTATTCGAATCGCATTCCCTCCGACGCGACTGCATTCGATAGCGGCACCATCTCGGAGGGTAGCTTCGAGTACACGTTTGAAGCACCGGGCACGTACGACTACTACTGCATCCCGCACAAGTCGGTCGGGATGGTCGGTCGCGTCGTCGTCGGTCGCCCTGGTGGGCCGGCCGAGGACAGTCAGATTCCGGACGGCGACGTACCCGAGAGCGACGACATCGTCGAGCAGGGATCGATCCCCTACGAGACGTTCGCCGATGGCGACGGGAGTACCGCCGGTGGACCGATGGGACACGGAATGGGATCGGGACCAATGGGCGGTTGGGGTGGCGGCCCGCTCGGCGGACTACCATTCGTAGGCGGTTCACTCGCCGTGCTCGGTGGCGTCCTCTACTGGGCGCTCGGTAGTCGCCACGACGGGTCGAAGTCTGACGACGCCGCGATAGAAACGCTCGACGCTCGCTACGCTCGCGGTGAACTCGATGAAGAGGAGTACCGCCGCCGACGGACCCAGCTAGAGGACGACAAATAG